The Azospirillum baldaniorum DNA window ACGTCAAGATCTACAGCGAACCCGGCCAGGGGACCACGGTCCGCCTGTACCTGCCGCGCGCGCATCAGACCGAAGACGTCGTGACGGTGATCGACACCGGGCCGGAGACGGGCGGATCGGAAACCGTGCTGGTGGTCGAGGACGACGACGACGTGCGGGCGACTGTGGTCGAGATGATGGTCGACCTCGGCTATCGCGTGCTCAAGGCGCGGGACGCGCAGAGCGCGCTGGCCATCGTGGAAAGTGGCGTGCCGATCGACCTGCTGTTCACCGACGTCGTCATGCCGGGGCCGCTGCGCAGCCCTGACCTGGCGCGCCGCGCGAAGGAGCGTCTGCCGGGGATCGCGGTCCTGTTCACCTCGGGCTACACCGAGAACGCGATCGTGCATGGCGGGCGGCTCGATCTCGGCGTCGAGCTGTTGAGCAAGCCCTACACCCGCGAGGCGCTGTCCCGTAAGGTCCGGCATGTCCTGCGCAACCAGCAGCAGCGATCCATGGGGCAGGCCGGAAAAAGGGAAGCGACCGCGAAGCCGTCCGCCGAACCCGCGCCGGCGGACAGCCGTCAGGGCCTGCGCGTGCTTGTGGTGGAGGACGATGCGCTGATCCGCCTCGTCACGGTGGAGATGCTGACCGGCCTCGGTCATTCGGTCGTCGAAGCGGGCAACGCCGAGGAAGCCCTGTCGATTGCCGAGACCCAGCCCGTCGATGCGCTGCTGACCGACATCAGCCTGCCGGGGATGTCGGGAGAGCAGCTGGCCGCTGCGCTGCGCAAACGTCACCCGGCCCTGCCGGTGGTGTTCGCATCGGGGGCCGACCGGGCGCCCGCCGGCGGCGTCCACCTGCCGAAGCCCTACGACGACGCGGCCTTGGCCGAGGCGCTGGACAAGGCGGTGAAGCCGCCCCATTGAGCGTTCTTTCCGTTGCCGGCGACTACAGCCGGGCCGGCCCCCCGGCTCGGCGAGGCGGCGTTCCAACACACCCCGGCCAGCTTGGCCACCTCCACCGCTGTTGCCCGTCTGCGCTCCATGGGCACCGGTCTTCCCCGCCACCGCCCGAGACGCGGTGGAGCGTCGTCAGGGCGACCCTACACCCGGACGCCCTCCGTCCCGCCACTGCGGACTAGACGGAGGGCTTGATGAGGGGCGCGGAGGCCTACGCTCACGGTGTCAGGAACAGGGCCGAGGTCCAGATTCGCGACTGGTCGCGCTGGCGCGCGGTCAGGAACAGCGGATGCTCGCGGCCCGGGGCGAGGGCGAGGTCGGCGAGCGGGATGCGCCCGGCGAGGTCGCGGGGCAGGGGCGCCTCGGTGACCCGTTCCACCGTCACCTCCAGTTCCGTGCCGGGCAGAACACGCGTGACCCGTCCGGCGTCCGCGTCGGCCAGCAGCGCGTCGCCGTCGATGTCCAGCACCGCTTCCGGGGCGTGCGGGTTGGGCGGCGGGGTCAGCGGGTTGCCGACCTTCACGTAGGTGCCGATGGCGAGCCGCACCTGGATGCGCGCGCCGGCCAGCCGCGACAGCGCCAACTCCACCCCGTCGCTGTCGCCGTGGGTGACGGTGCGGATGGCGACGGTGGTGGCGTCGCGGCGCCAGCAGCCCTGTTCCGGATGGTCGAAGCCGAAGGGTTCGACCCGCTGCACGGCGGCGCCGGTGACGGTGATCCCACCATCCCAATAGGCGCCGCGGTAGCGGTCCTTGATGCGGGCGCCGCCCAGCCGCAGGCGGATCTTCGTCTCCGACAGGCCCAGCTCGCGGTGCAGGTCGCGCTCCCAGACCAGCCGGTCACCGTCGAACAGGCGCAGGCTCTCCCATCCGCGGTCGCCGAGCAGGCGGTAATCCAGCGCGTCGCCCGAAGTGGCCTGCACCACCTCGCCCATCCAGCGGTCACCCAGCCGCAGGCTGGCGAAGCTGCGTTCCCCGGTGGTCGCGAAGGTCCGCCGCGCCCGCAGCGCCCGGCCGACCGACGCGCGGTCCAGCCGTTCGGCGAAGACGCCGGTCAGCCCGCCGCGCGCCCCGAACACCGCGGTCGCCGGCGCCCCGCCGCCGCAGCGCCCCTGATGCTCGTCGCTGCTCGCCGAGGCGCCGAGCCGGTAGCCGCGGGCCAGAGCCTCCGCATAAACCCAGTGGAACTGGCCCCAGGCGGACCCGATCTCGATCAGCCGCTCCAGCTCCGGGTGGTGCCAATCGAGGTTGCAGCGCCGACCGCCGACATGGGGGATCAGCAGATGGCCCTCCGGATCGTCCCGGTAGGCGGCGTAGAGGTCGTCGAGCGGCCAGGCGCCGGGGCGCAGCGCGCCGCGGGTCGACTCGTTCCATTCGAAGGAGCGCACCGGCTGGCCTCGCCCGTCCGCCGGGAAGCGCGGCGGACCGTCGCGCAGGAAGATCACGTTGTGGTCGCCGCCCGCCGCGGAGTTGCCGCACCATTCCGTGCCGGGGTAGCAGACGAAGCGGTCCGGCTCGTTGTAATGGTCGATCAGGCCGACCGCCTCGGTCCAGGCGCGCTCCGTCACGTTGAAGTCGTTGGCGGTGTAGCCCAGCACGTCCAGACCGGCGACGTCGCGCCCGTAGGACAGATTGTAGGCGGTGTCGTTGGTGCCCACCGTGTCGTTGGAATGGACATGCAGGTCGGCATAGACGGCGCGCGGCGCCCCGTCCTCGGCGGTGATAAAGGCTTCGGCGGGGGCGAGGCCCGGCGCCGTCGCGGCGATCCGCCATTCCCCGGCGCCGAGGTCGAGCGCCTCGCGCCGGACCAGCCAGCCGTTCGCCTGCGGGTCGGGGGCCAGCGCGACCGTCCGTGCGCTTTCGCTCTCCGGCCCGGTGACGGTGAGGGTGGCGTCCAGCGTGGTGTTGAGGCAGCAGTTGCCCCAGGCGTCGTCGGCGCGCAGCAGCAGCGACGCCGGGCCGGGGGCGATCAGCCGCGGCGCGACCAGCCGCAGGGCGGCGGGAACGCCCGGCACGATGTCGATCATGCAGTCGCCCGGCACCTCCGCGTATTTCTGGCTGCCCAGCGGATCGATGAAGACACGGAAGCGGAACCCCTGCTCGACGAAGGTCTGCACCCGCGTGCCCGGCCCGCCCTGGCGCCGGTCGCCCAGCCGGATCACGATGCGGTCGCCGGGATTCAGGTAGCCGTCGATCACGTCGATGACGATGGCCTTCTGGTAGGGCCGCTCGTGCCCCTTCTGGTCGAAGCGCACCTTCAGCGCCTGCACGGTCGCCGGGCTCTGTCCCGGAACCAGCGGGCCGGCCTCGTACTCGGCGGAAACGAAATTGGCCGCCGTGGGGTCGCTGGTCTGGAACAACGCCCAGTCCGAATAGAACTTCATCGCCAGCTTGATCCCCGCCCCGTCGGCGAGACCCGACCCGCCGACCTCGTAGGCCAGCGTCACCTCGGTCCATTCGCCGGCCACCAACGTCCGGTGGGAGCAGGCGGTGGCGCCGAGGAAGGGACGGGCCTTGTTCCGCTCGTAAAGGCCGGCGGGGGCGATGTGGCCGGTGGGGACGGGATCGCTCATGGGACGGGACCTCGTGCAGGAGAGGGGCGGTGCGCCGCAACGGCTAATACATTGCATAACAAGTTTGGTAATACAATATAAGACATGTGGGGCGTCCCACCGGAGGGCGGCGTGTTCGGGGGGATCAGCGCGCTTGAGCCGGCCGGCCTCCGGTGGCATCAAGGCGCGGACACGATCGCCATGGGCGGGGAGGGGACGGTGGCCCCGATGCGGGACAGTTTGGTGCGGGAGAACGCGACGGCCCTCTACCGGCAGATCGCCGACCGGCTGCGCGCGGAGATCGCGGCGGGCCGGTTCGAGCCGTCGGGCCGTCTGCCGAGCGAAAGCGAGATCGGCATCCGCTTCGCGGTCAGCCGGGTGACGGTCCGCTTGGCGCTCGACCGGCTGGAGGTGGAAGGGCTGATCGAGCGGCGCAAGGGCAAGGGCACCTTCACGGCGGGCAAGCGCGTCCGCCATCCGCTGGACCGGCTGCGCAGCTTCCATGAATCCCTGCGCCTCCAGGGGCTGAACGCCAGCATGCGCCACCTGTCGGCCGGGATGACCGCCACGCCACCGGACCTGACGGGCCAGTTTGGCCCCAACTGCCTGGAGGTGCGCCGCCTGCATCTGGTGGACGGGGAGCCGGTGGCGCTGGGGCGCAGCCTGCTGTCGGCGGAACTGGCCGGCGTCGATTGGGCGGCGGCCGGAGAGAAGCCGATCTACGCCGTCCTGAGGGAAGTCACCGGACAGCCGGTGGTCGGCGCCGATGTCGAGGTCAAGGCCGAGGCCGCGGGCGCGGCGGTCGCCGGACCGCTTGGCGGGACGGCGGGGATGCCGGTGCTGGTGATGATCCGGCAATCCTTCTTCGCGGACGGCGCCTGCGCCGACCACGCCGTCTTCCACGTCCGTCCGGAGCGCTACAGCTTCGTGCTGTCCCACCGCTGGGAAGGGTGAGGCCGCCGCCGCATCACCGGCCTGAAAACGATAATGAGAATTCTTCGCATTTGGGGGTGAGGCGGGAGGCGCGCCCGTTCGTCTGAGCAGAAGGACCGTTGGTTCCTTCGGAGAGGACGAGATGAGCGTTGGCAAGTCGCGCACGCGGCTGTGGTTCCTGTGGCACTCCTGGCTGGCGATGCCCCTCTGGGCATTCCTGTTCTTTGTCAGCCTGACCGGGACCATCGCCGTGGTCAGCACCGAGATCATGTGGCTGGTCAACCCGGCCATGCGGGCGTCCGGTGCCGGGGAGCCGCTGCCGGCCAGCGCGCTGATCGCCGCCGCCGAGGCCGCGGCGCCGGGCGGACGGGTGAGTTCGCTGAGCTGGGGCGGCTCGCACATGGCGGTCGGCGCCCGCATGGCGATGCCCGACGGAACCTCCTCCACCGCCTGGGTGAATCCGGTCAGCGGGGCGGTGCAGGGGCTGTCCACCGGCAACTCGTTCCAGAGCTTCTTCCGCGCCCTGCACGGCTGGCTCATGACCTTCCCGGTGGGCTGGTACCTCGTGACCTTGCTGGCCATTCCGCTCGTCGGGTCGCTGGTCACCGGGCTGGTGGTCTACAAGCGGTTCTGGAAATCCTTCTACCAGCCGCGCATCCGCTGGCGGCAGGCGCCGCGCGTGATGTGGGGCGACCTGCACCGCGTCGCCGGCACATGGTCGATCTGGTTCATCGCGGTCATCGCGGTCACCAGCCTGTGGTTCCTGATCTACATGATGCTGTTCCATCTCGGGATGGGGCTGGGCGGCGGAAAGGCGCCGGTGCTGCTGGCCCGCGACCAGATCCCGGTGACAGCGACCGCGCCGAGGCCGGATGTCGACGCCATCATGGCCAGCGCCAAGGCGGCCCTGCCGGACATGCGGCTGCGCTACCTGTGGCTGCCCGGCACCGCCTACGACCCGGCGACGGTGGCAGGGTCCAGCGGGCAGGTGCCGCTGCTGCCCGACTATGTCCGGGTGAATCCCTTCACCGCCGAGGTGATCCTCATCGAGGGCGGGATGGAGGCGGCTTCGGGCATCGAGCTGACCCGCACCATCATGCGCGCCCTGCACACCGGCGATTTCGGCGGCCTTCCGGTCAAGCTGGTGTGGTTCTCCTTCGGCCTGTTGATGACCACACTGGTCTTCAGCGGCATGATGATCTGGATGAAGCGGACCGCCCGCGCCACGGTCGAGGCGGTACGGGGGCTGCGCTTGGCGGAGGGCCCGTCCAATGCGTAAAGACTCAATGCGTAAGCTCTGGCAACGCGGCAAGTTCCATCTCAGCGCCCTGATGATGCTGGTGCCGCTGCCCTTCCTCCCCGACTACTTCAGCCCGAAACCGATCTTCGTGCCGCCCGAGATCCGCCGGGATGTCGCTGTCGGGCCCTTTCCGGTCACGCTAGCGACTTACGACGAGGCGCCCGGCCGCATGCCGACAGGGGAGCGGATGAAGGAATACCGCATCCACATCCGTCCCGCCGACATCGACCATGTGCGCGGCGTCTTCCTGCGCGTCGGCAAGCCGCGCAGCCTGCGCACCGCCGGCGCGCTCGCCTTCGGCAACCCCTACGAGCGGGAGGCCGACGTGACCGTTCCGGACGAGCTGGCCGGCAC harbors:
- a CDS encoding GntR family transcriptional regulator is translated as MRDSLVRENATALYRQIADRLRAEIAAGRFEPSGRLPSESEIGIRFAVSRVTVRLALDRLEVEGLIERRKGKGTFTAGKRVRHPLDRLRSFHESLRLQGLNASMRHLSAGMTATPPDLTGQFGPNCLEVRRLHLVDGEPVALGRSLLSAELAGVDWAAAGEKPIYAVLREVTGQPVVGADVEVKAEAAGAAVAGPLGGTAGMPVLVMIRQSFFADGACADHAVFHVRPERYSFVLSHRWEG
- a CDS encoding PepSY-associated TM helix domain-containing protein, which translates into the protein MSVGKSRTRLWFLWHSWLAMPLWAFLFFVSLTGTIAVVSTEIMWLVNPAMRASGAGEPLPASALIAAAEAAAPGGRVSSLSWGGSHMAVGARMAMPDGTSSTAWVNPVSGAVQGLSTGNSFQSFFRALHGWLMTFPVGWYLVTLLAIPLVGSLVTGLVVYKRFWKSFYQPRIRWRQAPRVMWGDLHRVAGTWSIWFIAVIAVTSLWFLIYMMLFHLGMGLGGGKAPVLLARDQIPVTATAPRPDVDAIMASAKAALPDMRLRYLWLPGTAYDPATVAGSSGQVPLLPDYVRVNPFTAEVILIEGGMEAASGIELTRTIMRALHTGDFGGLPVKLVWFSFGLLMTTLVFSGMMIWMKRTARATVEAVRGLRLAEGPSNA